The following coding sequences lie in one Deltaproteobacteria bacterium CG11_big_fil_rev_8_21_14_0_20_42_23 genomic window:
- a CDS encoding 3-hydroxybutyryl-CoA dehydrogenase encodes MNKIKKIGVVGAGQMGAGIAQVFAMKGFEITLQDISEEQCKKALTGIEKSLTKLAEKKKITQETARQALNLIATTTSLDDLSHVDFVVEAVTENLELKSRIFSALDRITQENIILATNTSSISITKIAAATNRKDKVIGMHFMNPVPIMPGVEVISADETSKETENCVYDLVNILEKTLIRSKDRAGFVANRILMPMILEAILALEEGVSEKEDIDKGMVTCCNFPMGPLALADFIGLDTCASIMNVMADGLQNQRYRPPALLQRLVKKGKLGRKSGEGFYKYEL; translated from the coding sequence ATGAATAAAATAAAAAAAATTGGTGTGGTTGGGGCAGGGCAGATGGGGGCTGGTATTGCGCAAGTATTTGCCATGAAAGGTTTTGAAATTACACTTCAAGATATAAGTGAAGAACAATGTAAAAAAGCCTTAACCGGTATTGAAAAATCACTCACTAAACTTGCTGAAAAAAAGAAAATTACTCAAGAAACTGCACGCCAAGCTTTAAACCTCATAGCCACCACAACTTCCCTTGATGATCTTAGCCATGTTGATTTTGTAGTGGAAGCCGTAACCGAAAACCTAGAATTAAAATCGCGCATTTTTTCTGCACTCGATCGAATTACACAAGAGAACATTATCTTAGCTACAAACACTTCCTCTATTTCCATTACAAAAATTGCAGCTGCGACAAACAGAAAAGACAAAGTGATTGGCATGCACTTTATGAATCCTGTTCCCATTATGCCTGGCGTTGAAGTAATAAGTGCCGATGAAACAAGCAAAGAAACTGAAAACTGCGTTTATGATCTCGTAAACATTTTAGAAAAAACACTCATCCGTTCAAAAGACAGAGCGGGTTTTGTGGCCAACCGAATTCTCATGCCCATGATTTTAGAAGCTATCTTGGCATTAGAAGAAGGTGTAAGCGAAAAAGAAGACATCGATAAAGGCATGGTCACATGCTGCAATTTTCCCATGGGCCCACTAGCCCTTGCCGATTTCATTGGGCTCGATACCTGCGCTTCCATCATGAACGTAATGGCAGACGGCCTGCAAAACCAGCGATACCGCCCACCAGCGCTGTTACAACGTTTGGTGAAAAAAGGAAAGTTAGGGCGAAAATCGGGTGAAGGATTTTATAAATATGAACTATAA
- a CDS encoding NADH-quinone oxidoreductase subunit I: MRHVKFRMRIKKGNTKPAKTSRMQKGTDKFSRGIMAPKTYKIDRKEKMSLWERAWLPEILCGMLITGRHFLKNLLRTQEMITIEYPEEKKQLPPGYRAEHRLMQREDGEVRCTACMLCSTICPARCIEIVAEDVGDNVIEKRPKIFNINELRCVVCNLCVEACPCDAIRMDTGRFENASFDRATAIYDKEKLLSNKADGASNLSAGLY, translated from the coding sequence ATGAGACATGTGAAATTTCGTATGCGGATAAAAAAGGGAAATACCAAGCCAGCAAAAACATCACGCATGCAAAAGGGCACGGATAAATTTAGCAGAGGAATCATGGCTCCGAAAACATACAAAATTGATCGAAAAGAAAAAATGAGCTTGTGGGAACGAGCTTGGCTTCCAGAAATTTTGTGCGGCATGCTTATCACTGGCCGTCACTTCCTCAAAAATCTTCTTCGCACGCAAGAAATGATCACCATCGAATATCCTGAAGAAAAAAAACAGCTTCCTCCAGGCTACCGTGCCGAACATCGCTTGATGCAACGTGAAGACGGCGAAGTGCGATGTACTGCGTGCATGCTGTGTTCCACCATTTGCCCAGCTCGTTGCATTGAAATTGTTGCCGAAGATGTTGGCGACAATGTGATTGAAAAACGCCCCAAAATTTTCAACATCAACGAACTTCGCTGCGTAGTTTGCAATTTATGTGTAGAAGCCTGCCCATGTGATGCCATCAGGATGGACACTGGCCGTTTTGAAAATGCCAGCTTCGACAGAGCAACCGCCATCTACGACAAAGAAAAATTGTTGAGCAACAAAGCCGACGGAGCAAGTAATCTTTCAGCTGGGCTTTATTAA
- a CDS encoding acetyl-CoA C-acyltransferase (Catalyzes the synthesis of acetoacetyl coenzyme A from two molecules of acetyl coenzyme A. It can also act as a thiolase, catalyzing the reverse reaction and generating two-carbon units from the four-carbon product of fatty acid oxidation), whose translation METTYLVAAKRSPIGSFGKALSSLTAPQFTATVFEACLKSAGVAPETIDQVILGCVLQAGIGQAPARQAMLAANIPPHVAALTVNKVCSSALVAIMLADQSIRLGESQLIVAGGMESMSNAPYLLHKARFGIQLGNTELVDEMIHDGLWDPYSNEHMGQLAEKCAEKFSITREASDTFALESYKRAQSAIEQGFFADEIVPITIKSKRESTVFKDDEEPFKIKPEKVSSLTPVFKRDGTITAANASSLSDGAAVTLLASEKAIAEHKLIPIARIVASATASQDPAWYTTAPVSAVNAVLKKANLSIADIDLFEINEAFACVTITAIKELKLNPETVNIHGGAVALGHPLGCTGARLVTTLVHALKRKKLKRGLVALCNGGGEATAMILEMV comes from the coding sequence ATGGAAACTACATATCTTGTAGCCGCAAAACGTTCGCCCATAGGAAGTTTTGGAAAAGCACTCAGCTCGCTCACAGCTCCTCAGTTTACCGCCACTGTTTTTGAAGCGTGCCTCAAATCAGCAGGCGTTGCGCCAGAAACAATAGATCAAGTTATTTTAGGTTGTGTTTTACAAGCGGGCATTGGCCAAGCCCCGGCCAGACAAGCAATGCTGGCAGCTAACATTCCGCCGCACGTTGCAGCACTCACGGTGAACAAAGTGTGCAGCTCGGCATTAGTTGCCATCATGTTAGCAGATCAGAGTATTCGTCTTGGCGAAAGCCAACTTATCGTAGCTGGTGGAATGGAATCCATGAGCAACGCTCCATACCTTTTGCACAAAGCAAGATTTGGAATTCAACTTGGAAATACTGAGCTTGTTGATGAGATGATACACGACGGTCTTTGGGACCCTTATTCAAATGAGCACATGGGTCAGTTGGCAGAAAAGTGTGCCGAAAAATTTTCTATCACGCGCGAGGCTTCAGATACTTTTGCTCTCGAAAGTTACAAGCGAGCGCAAAGTGCGATAGAACAAGGTTTCTTTGCCGATGAGATTGTTCCTATCACCATAAAAAGCAAACGAGAATCAACAGTTTTTAAAGATGATGAAGAACCTTTCAAAATAAAACCTGAAAAAGTTTCTTCACTCACACCAGTGTTCAAACGAGATGGAACAATCACTGCAGCAAATGCCTCATCTTTAAGTGACGGTGCAGCTGTAACACTACTGGCTTCAGAAAAAGCAATCGCCGAACACAAACTCATTCCAATAGCTCGCATTGTTGCAAGTGCTACCGCCTCGCAAGATCCAGCCTGGTATACAACAGCGCCTGTGAGTGCAGTGAATGCTGTGTTGAAAAAAGCAAACTTAAGCATTGCGGACATCGATCTTTTCGAAATCAACGAAGCCTTTGCTTGTGTTACCATAACCGCAATTAAAGAATTAAAACTAAATCCTGAAACCGTAAACATTCATGGCGGCGCCGTAGCACTCGGTCATCCTCTTGGATGTACTGGCGCAAGATTAGTAACCACACTTGTGCATGCGCTGAAACGAAAAAAGTTGAAACGTGGACTCGTTGCCCTTTGCAACGGCGGCGGAGAAGCAACGGCGATGATTCTTGAAATGGTATAA
- a CDS encoding methylmalonyl-CoA mutase, translated as MISKDKIKKWKEELVEPTIKKHAERHAEFTTLSSKPIKRLYTQADIEHLDEEKDLGLPGEFPYTRGIYPTMHRGRLWTMRLFSGFGTAEETNKRYRYLLEHGQNGLSVAFDFPTLMGYDSDSKRSHGEVGLCGVAIDSLADMETLFDGIPLDQVTTSMTINGPAAVLLAMYLALAKKQGVAWDKIGGTVQTDCLKEFIAQHSWAFPPNPSMRVVVDMIEFCAQEVPRFHPISISGYHIREAGSTAVQELAFTLSNGFTYVQACKERGLDVDTVARRFSFFFNAHSDFFEEICKYRAARRIWARVMKEKYGAKKETSLMMRFHTQTAGCSLTAQQPYNNITRTTLQALSAVLGGTQSLHTNALDETLALPTEFSARIALRTQQIIAHESGVTNTIDPLAGSYFVEKLTDEMEEEAMAIINKIEDMGGMLKAIDIGYPQKEIADASFTYQRQIEKKEKIIVGVNDFISEDEGEPDILRIDESVREKQVARIAAMKAKRNQAEVENTLQALKNASINNQNVMPALVDCALAYCTEEEMMSTMKSVFGEYNDPGIF; from the coding sequence ATGATTTCAAAAGACAAAATAAAAAAGTGGAAAGAGGAACTTGTTGAACCTACCATAAAGAAACATGCTGAACGCCATGCAGAGTTCACAACGCTTTCTTCCAAGCCCATCAAACGTCTTTATACTCAAGCTGACATCGAACATCTTGATGAAGAAAAAGATTTGGGCTTGCCAGGAGAATTTCCCTACACGCGTGGAATTTATCCCACTATGCATCGCGGTCGTTTGTGGACCATGCGGCTTTTTTCTGGTTTTGGAACTGCCGAAGAAACAAACAAAAGATACCGCTATCTTCTCGAACATGGACAAAATGGTTTATCAGTTGCTTTCGATTTCCCAACCCTGATGGGCTACGATTCAGACTCCAAGCGCTCTCACGGTGAGGTAGGTTTGTGTGGTGTTGCTATCGATAGCTTGGCAGACATGGAAACCTTATTCGATGGCATTCCACTCGATCAGGTTACAACATCCATGACCATCAACGGACCAGCTGCAGTTTTGCTGGCCATGTACTTAGCGCTTGCCAAAAAGCAGGGTGTTGCTTGGGATAAAATCGGCGGAACAGTTCAAACCGATTGCCTCAAAGAATTTATTGCGCAACATTCGTGGGCGTTTCCTCCTAACCCATCAATGCGCGTTGTGGTAGATATGATCGAATTTTGCGCACAAGAAGTTCCACGTTTTCATCCCATTTCCATTTCAGGGTATCATATTCGCGAAGCGGGTTCTACCGCAGTGCAAGAACTTGCCTTCACGTTGTCAAATGGTTTTACCTATGTGCAAGCCTGCAAAGAACGCGGCTTAGATGTTGACACAGTTGCAAGACGTTTTTCATTTTTCTTCAATGCTCACAGCGACTTCTTCGAAGAGATTTGCAAATACAGAGCTGCCAGAAGAATTTGGGCTAGAGTGATGAAAGAAAAATACGGCGCCAAAAAAGAGACCTCACTTATGATGCGCTTCCACACTCAAACTGCGGGCTGCTCACTTACAGCGCAACAACCATACAACAATATTACACGCACAACGCTTCAAGCACTTTCTGCAGTTTTAGGCGGAACACAATCGCTGCACACAAATGCACTTGATGAAACCTTAGCGTTGCCAACAGAATTTTCAGCGCGCATTGCATTGCGCACGCAGCAAATTATTGCACACGAATCTGGTGTAACAAATACCATCGATCCACTTGCAGGTTCCTATTTCGTTGAAAAACTCACAGACGAAATGGAAGAAGAAGCAATGGCCATCATCAACAAAATTGAAGATATGGGTGGCATGTTGAAAGCGATTGATATTGGTTATCCACAAAAGGAAATTGCTGACGCAAGCTTTACGTATCAAAGACAAATTGAAAAAAAAGAAAAAATTATTGTCGGTGTCAATGACTTCATCAGCGAAGATGAAGGAGAACCAGATATTTTGCGGATCGACGAAAGTGTTAGAGAAAAACAAGTTGCCAGAATTGCAGCCATGAAAGCAAAACGAAATCAAGCTGAAGTGGAAAATACACTTCAAGCTTTAAAAAATGCATCCATCAATAATCAAAATGTAATGCCAGCACTTGTCGACTGCGCTCTTGCTTACTGCACCGAAGAAGAAATGATGAGCACCATGAAAAGTGTGTTTGGCGAATACAACGATCCCGGAATTTTTTAA
- a CDS encoding methylmalonyl-CoA mutase has product MKKIRILVAKPGLDGHDRGAKIIARALRDAGYEVIYTGLHQTPEQIVAAAIQEDVHAIGISILSGAHMYLFKAVMDLLKAEKSDDIKIFGGGIIPQDDIEQLKALGVSEIFTPGTPIDDITNWVEKNVK; this is encoded by the coding sequence ATGAAAAAAATTAGAATACTCGTCGCAAAACCAGGCCTAGACGGCCACGACCGCGGTGCAAAAATTATAGCTCGCGCACTTCGTGATGCAGGTTACGAAGTCATCTACACTGGCTTACACCAAACTCCCGAACAAATTGTTGCAGCTGCCATTCAAGAAGATGTGCACGCCATTGGCATCTCTATTTTATCTGGCGCGCACATGTATTTGTTTAAAGCCGTGATGGATTTGCTCAAAGCCGAAAAATCTGACGACATCAAAATTTTCGGCGGTGGCATTATTCCACAAGATGACATCGAACAATTAAAAGCCCTTGGAGTTTCAGAAATTTTTACTCCAGGAACACCCATTGATGACATCACCAATTGGGTTGAGAAAAATGTAAAATGA
- a CDS encoding acyl-CoA dehydrogenase, with product MDFQLNEEQLLLQQTMRDFAKREIAPHAAKLDESSTFPTENIKKMAEMGIMGMMVPHELGGGGMSTLDYVIVLEEIAAACASTAVTMSVNNSLYLTCLMHFANDAQKKKYIPDWASGNKLGAYSLSEPGSGSDAGALRCQAEKKGDKYFLNGTKNWITNGPNADAIIVFARTSTDKHKGISAFIVEKNYPGFQIGKIEKKLGIRASSTSELNFKNCEVPAENLLGAEGDGFKIAMATLDGGRIGIGAQALGIGRAAFEAATKYAKEREAFGKVIADFQAIQWKIADMATKLDAARLLIHRAAWLKSEGKNVGKEAAMAKLFSSEAANDITRDAIQVLGGYGYSREYPVERYFRDAKITEIYEGTSEIQRIVISRAVFKELV from the coding sequence ATGGATTTTCAATTAAACGAAGAACAATTACTCTTGCAACAAACCATGCGCGATTTTGCAAAACGCGAAATTGCCCCACATGCCGCAAAGCTAGATGAAAGCAGCACATTCCCAACAGAGAACATTAAAAAAATGGCAGAGATGGGAATTATGGGCATGATGGTTCCTCACGAACTTGGCGGCGGAGGCATGTCTACATTAGATTATGTGATTGTGCTGGAAGAAATTGCAGCAGCTTGCGCATCCACAGCTGTTACCATGTCCGTAAACAATTCGCTTTACCTCACATGTCTTATGCACTTTGCAAATGATGCCCAAAAGAAAAAGTATATCCCAGATTGGGCGAGTGGAAATAAACTTGGTGCCTATTCACTTTCTGAACCAGGCTCTGGTTCAGATGCAGGCGCACTTCGCTGCCAAGCAGAAAAAAAAGGCGACAAGTATTTTTTAAATGGAACCAAAAATTGGATTACCAACGGACCAAATGCAGATGCAATTATTGTATTTGCACGAACAAGCACCGATAAACACAAAGGCATTTCAGCCTTTATTGTTGAAAAAAATTACCCTGGTTTTCAGATTGGAAAAATTGAAAAAAAATTAGGCATTCGAGCCAGCTCAACTTCTGAACTCAATTTCAAAAACTGTGAAGTGCCTGCAGAAAATCTCTTGGGCGCTGAAGGTGACGGATTTAAAATTGCCATGGCCACATTGGATGGTGGCAGAATTGGCATTGGAGCTCAGGCTCTAGGTATTGGCAGAGCTGCATTTGAAGCTGCAACAAAATATGCAAAAGAACGAGAAGCCTTCGGAAAAGTGATTGCCGATTTTCAAGCCATCCAATGGAAAATTGCAGACATGGCCACAAAGCTAGATGCTGCAAGACTTTTAATTCACCGCGCAGCATGGTTGAAAAGCGAAGGAAAAAATGTTGGAAAAGAAGCAGCGATGGCAAAATTATTTTCATCCGAAGCTGCAAACGATATTACTCGCGATGCCATTCAGGTATTGGGCGGCTACGGCTACAGCAGGGAATATCCCGTTGAACGATATTTCCGTGACGCAAAAATTACCGAAATTTACGAAGGCACCAGTGAAATCCAACGCATAGTCATTTCACGCGCGGTGTTTAAAGAGTTGGTTTAA